One window of the Paenibacillus beijingensis genome contains the following:
- a CDS encoding zinc-binding alcohol dehydrogenase family protein, with translation MSNRQTMKAVGFYRYVPLTDPESLVDLEIEKPVPAGRDLLVEVKAISVNKADEDVRSWGNEGNDAPKILGWDAAGIVIGTGPDCTLFKPGDEVYYAGSLDRPGCNSEFHLVDERIAALKPASLDFAQAAALPLTSITAWEGLYERLGISRSEQDNRNKSILIIGAAGGVGSIATQLAKLAGLTVIGTASRAESAQWAKDHGADHIISHKEAFVPQLKELGLETVDYIFCLYDTAGHFEQMAEAIAPQGKICSIVPLNQPVNLDLIFFKSVSFHWELMFTKPQFKTEDMIGQHRLLQAVADLVDAGKVKPTLTQRLEPINAANLRLAHEKAAAGNMIGKLVLEHFQV, from the coding sequence ATGAGCAATCGCCAAACGATGAAGGCAGTCGGTTTTTATCGTTATGTTCCGTTAACCGATCCGGAAAGCCTGGTCGATCTCGAAATCGAAAAACCGGTTCCCGCAGGCCGGGATCTGCTGGTGGAAGTAAAAGCGATATCGGTCAATAAAGCGGATGAGGATGTCCGCTCTTGGGGCAATGAAGGCAATGACGCGCCGAAAATACTCGGTTGGGATGCGGCCGGAATCGTTATCGGAACCGGGCCCGATTGTACGCTGTTTAAGCCCGGGGACGAAGTGTATTATGCGGGCAGCCTGGACCGGCCGGGCTGCAACAGCGAATTTCATCTGGTGGATGAGCGGATAGCGGCCCTCAAACCGGCAAGTCTCGATTTCGCTCAAGCCGCCGCTTTGCCGCTCACTTCGATTACCGCGTGGGAAGGACTGTATGAACGGCTTGGAATCAGCCGCAGCGAACAGGACAATCGGAACAAATCGATTTTGATTATCGGGGCGGCAGGCGGCGTCGGTTCCATTGCGACGCAGCTCGCCAAGCTTGCCGGATTGACGGTCATCGGCACCGCATCGCGAGCGGAGTCGGCGCAGTGGGCCAAAGATCATGGCGCGGACCATATTATCAGCCACAAAGAAGCTTTTGTACCGCAGCTGAAGGAGCTTGGACTCGAGACCGTCGATTATATTTTCTGCCTGTACGATACGGCCGGCCACTTTGAGCAAATGGCCGAGGCGATCGCGCCGCAGGGCAAAATCTGCTCCATCGTGCCGCTCAATCAGCCGGTTAACCTGGACCTGATCTTTTTCAAAAGCGTATCGTTCCATTGGGAACTGATGTTTACAAAGCCGCAATTCAAAACCGAAGATATGATCGGGCAGCACCGGCTGCTTCAAGCCGTCGCGGATCTGGTCGATGCCGGGAAAGTGAAACCGACGTTGACGCAGCGGCTGGAGCCGATCAACGCGGCCAATTTGCGCCTGGCGCATGAGAAAGCGGCCGCCGGGAACATGATCGGCAAGCTGGTGCTGGAACATTTCCAGGTGTGA
- a CDS encoding winged helix-turn-helix transcriptional regulator: protein MTTLDVIGGKWKGVILYHLLDGKKRFNEFRRLYPGMTQFMLTLQLRELERDGIIHREVYKQVPPKVEYSLTDFGKTLEPVIVAMKEWGETYPLNQEEEEGTQPGEI from the coding sequence ATGACCACTTTGGATGTGATCGGGGGAAAGTGGAAAGGGGTTATTCTGTACCATCTTCTGGACGGAAAGAAACGGTTTAATGAATTCCGGCGCCTCTACCCGGGGATGACGCAGTTTATGCTTACGCTGCAGCTGCGGGAGCTCGAACGGGACGGAATCATTCACCGCGAAGTGTACAAACAGGTTCCGCCCAAAGTGGAATATTCGCTGACCGACTTTGGCAAAACGCTGGAGCCGGTTATCGTCGCGATGAAAGAGTGGGGTGAGACGTATCCGCTGAATCAGGAGGAGGAAGAAGGAACTCAGCCGGGGGAGATATGA
- a CDS encoding DUF2500 domain-containing protein, which translates to MMGGPSMGPGPGIMFTIVPIFIAIVFAIVIGSIVLNSVRYFKNAKSPRESVYARVIAKRMEVRNHTSHHSNGEGTHPVSSSRTDYYITLEFDNGERKEYLDVKKLYGLVVEGDEGYAAVQGDWIVAFEREAAQSQ; encoded by the coding sequence ATGATGGGTGGACCGTCCATGGGCCCAGGGCCCGGCATTATGTTTACGATCGTACCTATTTTTATCGCGATTGTGTTCGCAATCGTCATTGGCAGCATCGTCTTAAACAGCGTGCGTTATTTCAAAAATGCAAAATCGCCGCGAGAATCCGTCTATGCCCGCGTGATCGCCAAGAGGATGGAGGTGCGTAACCATACTAGCCATCACAGCAATGGTGAAGGCACGCATCCTGTCAGCTCTTCCAGGACGGATTATTACATCACGCTGGAGTTTGATAACGGCGAACGGAAAGAATATCTCGATGTGAAAAAGTTGTACGGTCTCGTTGTCGAAGGCGACGAGGGGTATGCCGCCGTTCAAGGCGATTGGATTGTCGCATTTGAGCGGGAAGCGGCGCAAAGTCAATAA
- a CDS encoding helix-turn-helix transcriptional regulator translates to MLDETSYTPEEIAALLKISKLKVYDLIKKGEIPSYRVGKQMRVDSSDLEAYKLQSKGVHAKHTEKPIASAISTSSEHATAGRQDAHLDAARGRSVIITGQDISLDILAKYLERQATGARPLRSYVGSMESLISMYQGESDIVSTHLLDGDTGEYNIPYIRKLFVGQPVVVVNLLSRSAGFYVQKGNPHKLQSWADLGKTGIRLVNRERGSGARVLLDEQLRLHDIRPSKVAGYSDEENSHIAVAGKVAAGEADVGVGIEKAAQIVGGVDFVPLIQERYDLVMLKRPENRNWIEAVIAILRSESFRNELAVIHGYDLSRTGEIVYES, encoded by the coding sequence ATGTTGGACGAAACGTCTTATACGCCCGAAGAAATTGCAGCGCTTCTGAAAATATCGAAGCTGAAAGTATACGATTTAATCAAAAAAGGCGAAATACCGTCTTATCGGGTCGGGAAGCAGATGCGGGTCGATTCATCCGATTTGGAGGCCTACAAGCTTCAGTCCAAAGGCGTCCATGCCAAACATACCGAGAAGCCGATTGCCTCCGCGATTTCCACTTCCTCAGAACACGCAACGGCTGGCCGGCAGGATGCCCATCTTGATGCGGCACGAGGGCGGTCGGTCATTATAACGGGACAAGATATTAGTCTTGATATTCTCGCTAAGTATTTGGAGAGGCAGGCGACCGGGGCGCGGCCATTGCGTTCTTACGTCGGCAGTATGGAAAGTCTGATCTCGATGTATCAAGGCGAATCCGATATCGTAAGTACGCACCTGCTCGACGGAGATACCGGTGAGTATAACATTCCATATATTCGCAAACTTTTTGTCGGTCAACCGGTAGTCGTCGTCAACTTATTAAGCCGCTCGGCGGGATTTTATGTCCAAAAGGGAAATCCGCATAAGCTGCAATCGTGGGCTGATCTGGGAAAAACCGGCATCCGGCTCGTGAACCGGGAACGAGGCTCCGGCGCTCGCGTGCTGCTGGACGAACAACTGAGACTTCACGACATTCGACCTTCGAAAGTAGCGGGATACTCAGACGAGGAAAATAGCCACATCGCAGTAGCGGGAAAAGTGGCTGCGGGAGAGGCGGATGTTGGCGTTGGAATCGAAAAAGCGGCGCAAATCGTCGGCGGAGTCGATTTCGTTCCGCTGATCCAGGAGCGATACGATCTCGTCATGTTGAAGCGGCCCGAAAATAGGAACTGGATTGAGGCTGTCATTGCCATCCTGCGTTCCGAATCGTTTCGTAATGAGCTCGCCGTTATTCACGGCTATGACTTATCGCGGACCGGAGAAATTGTTTATGAGTCCTAA
- the modB gene encoding molybdate ABC transporter permease subunit has protein sequence MDWTTFFEPITLSIQISIIASLIVFALSVVIAWIMAKVRFFGKSIVETLLLLPLVLPPTVIGFILLVWLGRRSWIGKLYESLFGQTLVFTWEAAIIAATVVAFPLAYRTMRAGFESIDSELENSARAFGASESQVFLYISVPLAFRSLTAGYILGFCRGLGEFGATLMVAGNIPGKTQTIPTAIYVATDGGSMRMAWAWVGSMLVMSFLMLLLANRFTKN, from the coding sequence ATGGATTGGACAACGTTTTTTGAACCGATTACCCTTTCGATTCAGATTTCCATTATCGCCAGTTTGATTGTTTTCGCACTCTCTGTCGTCATTGCCTGGATCATGGCCAAGGTGCGATTCTTCGGAAAAAGCATCGTCGAGACGCTGCTGCTGCTTCCTCTTGTGCTGCCGCCCACTGTCATCGGCTTTATCCTGCTGGTCTGGCTTGGCCGGAGAAGCTGGATCGGAAAGTTGTACGAGAGCCTTTTCGGCCAAACGCTTGTATTTACATGGGAAGCCGCCATTATCGCGGCGACCGTCGTCGCGTTTCCGCTCGCTTATCGGACGATGAGAGCCGGATTTGAAAGCATTGATTCCGAGCTTGAGAATTCCGCGAGAGCTTTCGGAGCCTCGGAATCGCAGGTCTTTCTCTACATCTCGGTCCCCCTCGCCTTTCGTTCGCTGACGGCAGGGTATATTTTGGGATTTTGCCGGGGTCTTGGAGAGTTCGGAGCAACGTTGATGGTTGCGGGGAATATTCCAGGAAAAACGCAAACGATCCCGACCGCGATTTATGTCGCCACAGACGGAGGAAGCATGCGCATGGCTTGGGCATGGGTCGGTTCCATGCTCGTCATGTCATTTCTGATGCTTCTTCTGGCCAACCGGTTCACAAAGAATTAA
- the modA gene encoding molybdate ABC transporter substrate-binding protein codes for MEEIMLRKVSLSILTLALMLTVLFIPGQPAVAAKKQTELLVSAAASLKDSLDEIATVYEKAHPDIKLTFNYASSGTLQKQIEQGAPADLFFSAGKKQMDALVKQGFISERKTILTNSLVLVVPSDSKQKFTTVKELTSGGIKKVAVGQPESVPAGQYAKETLENRKVWDALQPKLVFAKDVRQVLTYVETGNVDAGFVYNTDALTSSKVKVALKVFPGVHTPIVYPAGVLSESKHSAEAKAFYTYLQSKEAGAVFKKYGFKLP; via the coding sequence ATGGAGGAGATTATGTTGAGAAAAGTATCGCTGTCTATCCTTACCCTCGCTTTAATGCTTACCGTTCTATTCATACCGGGGCAGCCGGCTGTCGCAGCCAAAAAACAAACCGAGCTGCTCGTATCCGCTGCAGCGAGTCTGAAAGACAGCCTGGACGAAATTGCAACGGTATATGAAAAAGCGCATCCGGACATTAAGCTGACGTTCAACTATGCGTCGTCGGGCACACTGCAAAAACAAATCGAGCAGGGAGCCCCGGCCGATCTTTTCTTCTCCGCCGGCAAGAAGCAGATGGACGCTTTAGTGAAGCAAGGTTTTATTTCCGAAAGAAAAACCATTCTGACTAACAGTCTGGTGCTCGTCGTCCCTTCCGATTCGAAACAAAAATTCACGACGGTAAAAGAGTTGACTTCCGGCGGCATCAAAAAAGTTGCGGTCGGCCAACCGGAGTCGGTACCGGCCGGACAATATGCCAAGGAGACATTGGAAAACCGGAAAGTATGGGACGCGCTGCAGCCTAAACTTGTGTTTGCGAAGGACGTGCGTCAAGTGTTAACGTATGTCGAAACGGGCAACGTCGATGCAGGTTTCGTCTACAATACCGATGCGCTTACATCCAGTAAAGTCAAAGTTGCCCTCAAAGTCTTTCCGGGCGTCCATACGCCAATCGTTTATCCTGCCGGCGTTCTGAGCGAATCGAAGCACAGCGCCGAAGCGAAGGCATTCTATACGTATTTACAGTCGAAGGAAGCCGGCGCCGTATTCAAAAAATATGGATTTAAGCTGCCTTAA
- a CDS encoding C40 family peptidase, translating to MEQKIKRRAALALCVTVFVVGGGCAQKPSVPNERQQSVRTEQQPSASSARMLIADKTVSSNVKVYKDAGGMVWIPLEETAEAMGLHIHNQGNKSFAIGNTDPAYTVNVNQAQALAGDKTVNLPQLPRVYQDKPYLTVQSMSALIGTRVNWNEPQSQIMISPVDDRSLPGTNGAIGLHHAGEGFAGQLRSLSVTSVDKDELIRYAKTFLGVPYDFGTGSYEDTKKFDCSSFVRHVYDHFGIDLPRTSRSQAQVGQTVDEDDLEPGDLMFFYTPGRYESNRIVGHVGMYAGDGQIIQTYGRPGVTISEFDDYWRKRFLHAKRIVD from the coding sequence ATGGAGCAGAAAATAAAGCGGCGGGCTGCGTTAGCCTTATGCGTCACGGTATTCGTTGTTGGCGGGGGCTGCGCCCAAAAGCCGTCCGTACCAAATGAGCGGCAGCAGTCGGTGAGGACTGAGCAGCAGCCATCCGCGTCGTCGGCCCGGATGCTTATCGCGGACAAAACCGTTTCTTCTAATGTTAAGGTGTATAAAGATGCCGGTGGAATGGTCTGGATCCCGCTCGAGGAAACGGCGGAAGCGATGGGTTTGCATATCCATAACCAAGGTAATAAAAGCTTCGCGATCGGCAACACCGATCCGGCTTATACGGTGAACGTCAACCAGGCTCAAGCGTTGGCGGGCGACAAAACGGTCAACCTTCCGCAGCTTCCGCGGGTATATCAGGATAAACCTTACCTGACCGTGCAGTCGATGTCGGCATTAATCGGCACTCGTGTCAATTGGAACGAGCCGCAATCGCAAATCATGATCAGTCCGGTCGACGATCGTTCATTGCCCGGGACGAATGGCGCAATCGGATTGCACCATGCCGGAGAAGGTTTCGCGGGACAACTAAGAAGCCTTTCGGTGACCTCCGTCGATAAAGATGAATTAATCCGCTATGCCAAAACGTTTCTGGGGGTTCCTTATGATTTTGGAACCGGCTCCTACGAGGATACGAAAAAGTTTGATTGCTCGTCCTTCGTCCGTCATGTGTATGACCACTTTGGCATTGATCTGCCGCGCACTTCGCGCTCGCAAGCGCAAGTCGGGCAAACCGTCGATGAAGATGACCTGGAGCCGGGAGATTTGATGTTCTTTTACACACCCGGCCGATATGAAAGCAACCGCATCGTAGGCCATGTCGGGATGTATGCGGGCGACGGGCAGATTATCCAAACCTACGGCCGTCCGGGCGTGACGATCTCCGAGTTTGACGACTACTGGAGAAAACGGTTTTTGCATGCAAAGCGCATCGTCGATTAA
- a CDS encoding carbohydrate ABC transporter permease, with product MTEINGAVDKSSGKLHRWIEPIWGYVFISPWLLGLFVLTVGPMSQSFYLSLTEYNLLELPTYIGFDNYKEIFTDDADFWKSLQVTLTYVVLSVPLKLFFALMVALLLFQAIRGMSVFRAIFYLPSLIGGSVAISAIWRNLFGMDGFLNKIGGLFGLQGIDWINTPGTSLYTLVMLAVWQFGSSMVIFLAGLKQIPRDLYESASVDGASKFRSFFSVTLPMLTPIILFNLVMQIIGSFQMFTQAFIVTQGGPINSTLVYALYLYQKAFAYFNMGYASALAWILLSVIAVFTVIVFWSSKKWVHYET from the coding sequence ATGACAGAAATTAACGGGGCAGTGGACAAAAGTTCCGGAAAACTTCACCGGTGGATCGAGCCGATATGGGGTTATGTATTCATCTCGCCCTGGTTATTGGGGTTGTTTGTGCTTACGGTCGGACCGATGTCTCAATCGTTTTACTTATCGTTAACCGAATATAATTTGCTTGAGCTGCCGACCTATATCGGATTCGACAATTACAAGGAAATTTTTACGGATGATGCGGACTTCTGGAAATCGCTGCAGGTGACGCTCACGTATGTGGTGCTGTCGGTGCCGCTGAAATTGTTTTTTGCTTTAATGGTGGCGCTGCTCTTGTTCCAGGCGATTCGCGGCATGTCCGTTTTCCGGGCGATCTTTTATTTGCCTTCCCTGATCGGGGGCAGCGTGGCGATCTCAGCCATTTGGCGCAACTTGTTCGGCATGGACGGCTTTTTGAACAAAATCGGCGGCCTGTTCGGGCTGCAAGGTATCGATTGGATCAATACGCCGGGAACCTCCCTTTATACGCTTGTTATGCTCGCGGTATGGCAGTTCGGATCGTCGATGGTCATCTTTTTGGCGGGATTAAAGCAAATTCCGCGCGATCTGTACGAATCGGCTTCGGTCGATGGCGCATCCAAATTCCGCTCCTTCTTCTCGGTGACGCTGCCGATGCTGACGCCGATCATTTTGTTCAATCTGGTTATGCAGATCATCGGCAGCTTCCAAATGTTTACGCAAGCCTTTATCGTCACGCAAGGCGGACCGATTAATTCGACGCTCGTTTATGCGCTGTACCTGTACCAGAAAGCATTTGCTTACTTTAATATGGGCTACGCCAGCGCGCTGGCATGGATTTTATTGTCGGTCATTGCCGTGTTTACGGTCATTGTGTTCTGGTCGTCGAAAAAATGGGTCCATTATGAAACGTAA